In Sphingobacterium sp. lm-10, one DNA window encodes the following:
- the kynU gene encoding kynureninase has translation MQDRHKQSVKFDTSLDFARKKDQGDELRDARDRFFIQPNEIYMDGNSLGMASKDAEAALLNVLALWKKDGIKIWNREDGKYYHYARVLAKPMAKLINADANEVTLVGSTTSNIHQAISTFYHPTKSRYKILVDDLNFPTDRYAVDSQVALKGYNPQEAVRVVASPDGRFIDEDAVVAAMNEDVALVLLPAVLYRSAQVIDMKKLTIEAHKRNIIIGFDLCHAIGAVEIDFDAIQPDFAVWCNYKYLSAGPGAIAGLYINKRHFGQTPGMAGWFGNRDETQFQLKHEFEHQQDASGWQVGTPPLLAMAPLEGVLQLFDQIGMRKIRAKSLDLTGYLMYLIDMKLAKYGCGIGNSREDKKRGGHICLEHDEAYRISRALRDNGVVPDFREPNVIRLAPVALYNTYEEVYQVVHILERIITEKIYEQYHTNRALVV, from the coding sequence ATGCAAGATCGACATAAGCAATCTGTAAAATTTGATACTAGCCTTGACTTTGCAAGAAAGAAAGATCAAGGCGATGAGCTGCGAGATGCTCGTGATCGTTTTTTCATTCAGCCCAATGAAATATATATGGATGGAAATTCGTTGGGTATGGCGAGTAAGGATGCCGAAGCTGCTCTATTGAATGTGTTAGCGTTATGGAAGAAAGACGGTATCAAGATCTGGAATAGGGAAGATGGTAAGTATTATCATTACGCAAGAGTATTGGCCAAACCAATGGCTAAGCTTATTAATGCGGATGCAAACGAAGTTACACTAGTTGGAAGTACGACATCCAATATCCATCAGGCAATCAGTACATTTTATCATCCCACTAAATCACGGTATAAGATACTCGTAGATGACCTTAACTTTCCGACAGACCGTTATGCGGTGGATAGTCAGGTCGCCCTAAAAGGGTATAATCCCCAAGAGGCAGTACGTGTTGTAGCCAGTCCGGATGGTCGGTTTATAGATGAAGATGCTGTGGTCGCAGCGATGAATGAAGATGTAGCATTAGTCTTACTACCTGCTGTTCTTTATCGTAGTGCGCAGGTTATCGATATGAAGAAGTTGACGATTGAAGCTCATAAAAGAAATATCATCATTGGCTTCGATTTGTGTCATGCTATTGGTGCTGTAGAAATAGATTTTGATGCGATACAGCCAGATTTTGCAGTTTGGTGTAATTATAAATACCTTTCTGCGGGTCCAGGTGCTATTGCTGGTTTATACATTAACAAACGTCATTTTGGACAGACACCGGGTATGGCAGGCTGGTTTGGTAATCGTGATGAAACTCAATTTCAACTGAAGCATGAGTTTGAACATCAACAAGACGCGAGTGGCTGGCAAGTAGGAACTCCGCCGCTGTTAGCAATGGCGCCGCTGGAGGGTGTCCTTCAACTATTCGACCAAATCGGTATGCGTAAAATTCGGGCTAAATCACTAGATCTTACCGGATATCTGATGTACTTAATTGATATGAAGTTGGCGAAATATGGCTGTGGTATTGGTAATTCACGTGAGGATAAAAAGCGAGGTGGCCACATTTGTCTCGAGCATGATGAAGCCTATAGGATCAGTCGGGCATTGCGCGACAATGGTGTTGTTCCAGATTTTAGAGAGCCTAATGTGATTCGATTAGCGCCTGTTGCATTATATAATACCTATGAGGAAGTGTATCAAGTGGTGCATATTCTGGAACGTATTATCACAGAAAAGATATATGAACAGTATCACACAAATAGAGCTTTAGTGGTATAA
- a CDS encoding DUF3857 domain-containing protein produces MAHPNIQKVKTPDWLRVSSLSPSEVNLDDVSDGYYYERQEYQVHLGLQERYYSEVRVVENEQGLSSAGQVSILFDPSYQSILLHELIVLRDGKRIDKADTKLFKLLATESDLSRSIYNGTYSAYCIIDDLRKGDRISISYTVKGFNPVFDNKFFDFAHLQASEPIGLLLVNYVVPKNRDLYFSYQGGAEALNVKQSSAATSYYYEANQVAKGTFYDYVPSWYVSVPTLTCSEFSNWEEVANWAVKVNPIPALTSTKSLRTFADETWKKADANQVKYFKLITDFVQNEIRYQGIEMGEFSHRANDPEKVFRQRYGDCKDKSVLLVTLLRYKQIDSGLGLVNTQVDQGLKNQIPSPQSFNHMVVWAAIDGREQWIDATAAQQGGDILYRYFPWYGAVLNLARGRVEDLGADHEALTHISEVYQMHKDGSATVTVKSYYTSSAAESMRSFFTGISKSEIQKQYLTYYQNKHKGVTLGSNLKYDDNLENNVLSVYERYEINQLYDVEKESGKKYINFYSQHTDQYLPLVNTVRPAPIYLPFPLKFEHDLCIINPDGVPMSTVSDSHNRQCESYFYSRFMRNNQDTLKISYSFYTYKSYVDEKNVAEYVTTFQDRNSFFFSGFYLDDDYNVAMDNFESSPTGQMTLYPILLLVLVGIIFALFVRRYNKLTPGNIPSLYDEMLYSKLGGWLYVLGCSLIIGFLGSLWVNTQNYIVNNSVWSAYNLELHHINLFQWQIILSIEFLISYFLSFTLGYCLYLFFRKRDLFPQTCFYTFLTISVFGIIMQLYANYVMPENLVDPNNSLYGITRNILPTIIWLSYLYYSDRVKGTFVISYKQEESPKQSIIADQNGELPDDQSQPQTGV; encoded by the coding sequence ATGGCGCACCCAAATATTCAGAAAGTCAAAACCCCTGACTGGTTGCGAGTGTCTTCGCTTTCTCCTTCCGAGGTGAATCTCGACGATGTTAGCGATGGATATTATTATGAACGACAAGAATATCAGGTTCATTTAGGCCTTCAAGAGCGTTATTATAGCGAAGTACGGGTCGTAGAGAATGAACAAGGTTTATCCTCTGCAGGGCAAGTGTCAATATTGTTCGATCCGAGTTATCAAAGTATCTTATTACATGAATTGATTGTTCTTCGCGATGGAAAGCGTATCGACAAAGCGGATACTAAGTTGTTTAAATTACTAGCGACAGAATCGGACTTATCGAGATCTATCTACAACGGAACCTATTCGGCGTATTGTATTATTGATGACTTAAGGAAGGGAGATCGTATATCTATCTCCTATACAGTAAAGGGTTTTAATCCTGTATTTGACAATAAATTTTTCGACTTTGCCCATCTACAAGCTTCTGAACCAATTGGATTGCTTCTTGTAAATTATGTTGTTCCAAAAAATCGCGACCTCTACTTTTCGTACCAAGGTGGTGCCGAAGCTTTGAATGTGAAGCAGAGCAGCGCTGCAACCAGTTACTATTACGAAGCGAACCAAGTTGCGAAAGGAACATTTTATGACTATGTGCCCTCTTGGTACGTAAGCGTCCCTACATTGACATGTTCTGAATTTAGTAACTGGGAGGAAGTGGCGAATTGGGCAGTAAAAGTGAATCCTATTCCTGCATTGACTTCAACAAAATCGTTGCGCACATTTGCTGATGAAACCTGGAAGAAAGCAGATGCCAATCAGGTCAAGTATTTTAAGTTAATTACCGATTTTGTCCAAAATGAAATTCGCTACCAAGGTATCGAAATGGGTGAGTTTTCTCATCGTGCTAATGATCCGGAAAAGGTGTTTCGACAGCGTTATGGAGATTGTAAGGACAAGTCTGTATTGTTGGTCACCCTGCTGAGATATAAACAAATCGATAGTGGTTTAGGACTAGTGAATACACAAGTTGATCAAGGGTTAAAAAATCAAATTCCGTCACCTCAGAGTTTTAATCATATGGTCGTCTGGGCAGCGATCGATGGTCGCGAACAATGGATCGATGCGACAGCCGCTCAACAAGGAGGTGATATATTGTATAGATATTTCCCTTGGTATGGTGCCGTACTCAACTTAGCGAGAGGTCGTGTAGAAGATCTTGGTGCAGATCATGAAGCACTCACACATATCTCCGAAGTGTATCAGATGCACAAAGATGGCTCTGCCACCGTAACAGTCAAAAGTTATTACACATCATCGGCAGCAGAATCGATGCGATCATTTTTCACAGGTATTTCAAAGAGCGAGATTCAAAAACAGTATCTTACCTACTATCAGAACAAACATAAGGGCGTCACACTAGGTTCAAACTTAAAATATGATGACAACTTGGAAAACAATGTGTTGTCGGTTTACGAGCGTTATGAAATAAATCAATTGTATGATGTAGAGAAGGAGAGTGGTAAAAAATATATCAACTTTTACTCTCAACACACTGATCAATATTTGCCATTGGTAAACACGGTACGGCCTGCCCCCATTTACCTTCCTTTTCCACTGAAATTTGAACATGATCTTTGTATCATCAATCCAGATGGTGTACCCATGTCGACGGTTTCTGATAGCCACAACCGGCAATGTGAAAGCTATTTCTACAGCAGATTTATGCGAAATAATCAGGATACTTTGAAAATCAGTTACAGTTTTTATACCTACAAATCCTATGTGGATGAAAAGAATGTAGCAGAATATGTGACGACATTTCAAGATCGAAATAGCTTCTTCTTTTCAGGCTTTTATCTCGACGACGATTATAATGTAGCTATGGATAACTTTGAGAGTTCACCCACAGGCCAAATGACATTGTATCCAATCTTGTTGCTCGTTCTTGTCGGGATTATCTTCGCATTATTTGTCAGAAGATATAACAAGCTCACGCCAGGCAATATACCTTCGTTATATGATGAAATGTTATATTCTAAATTAGGTGGTTGGCTATACGTACTTGGATGTTCACTAATTATTGGTTTTTTAGGCAGTCTATGGGTTAACACCCAAAATTATATTGTTAACAATTCAGTTTGGAGCGCTTATAATTTAGAATTGCATCACATAAATCTTTTTCAGTGGCAAATTATATTATCTATTGAATTTTTAATCAGTTATTTTTTATCCTTCACACTAGGGTATTGTCTGTATTTGTTTTTCAGGAAAAGGGATCTTTTTCCTCAAACTTGTTTCTATACATTCTTAACCATTTCGGTTTTTGGTATTATTATGCAATTGTATGCTAATTATGTGATGCCCGAAAATTTGGTGGATCCCAATAACTCTTTGTATGGAATAACTAGAAATATACTGCCTACCATAATATGGTTGTCTTATTTGTACTATTCAGATCGAGTAAAGGGAACGTTTGTGATATCTTACAAACAGGAAGAAAGCCCAAAGCAATCCATCATTGCAGATCAGAATGGCGAGCTGCCGGACGATCAATCACAACCGCAAACCGGAGTTTAG